Part of the Prionailurus bengalensis isolate Pbe53 chromosome B3, Fcat_Pben_1.1_paternal_pri, whole genome shotgun sequence genome is shown below.
AGTCCAATTATTAGTAGGTATTAGTCTATGTACATTTTCCAAACTGCTTGGTATACTTATGCATCAACTAGAATTTTCCTGCAGATGTTTGGATTTGTTTTAGGATTCCTTTAGCTCTAAGACACTACTATAGCTTCGGTTCACTTTTTATTGCATTGATCACATGACATAGCTGAGAATACACTGTATATTGTTAGACTCTCAGCTTTtggacaaaacacaaaacacagtcTTCACCAGAGCATAATAGTCAACTCTTAAATATTCCCAAGGTAATCTCAGATGGGATGTTTCCTGAAGATATATGAAAATATGGCTAGGATAAGAATGTGTAATACCCATCCTGATGCAAGAAGGGAGGCAAGAAAAGGATTGTGCATTGAAATTATTAGCAAgtaactattttatgtatttaccaGCAATTTGAGACAGACATGAATGAACAGGAATACTTGGAGGATGATCGTGATTGAAAAACACTTCAACGTATCCACAGTCCAGTCAGAATACTATGgtactatatatagtataaacaACTGCTCAgtgatatttccatttattttacttttagtaataaaaaattttttctatctCATACATGATTGAAcacattattttgcttttaaaattaacagTCACAATTGAAGAAACAATGGTTTATTTATCTAATGAAGTTACCAAGCTGTTGAATCTTAAGGCCTCAACAAATGTTGCATCTTATTATTTTGATTGAACAATAAGACCTTCTATTTTGATTATTCATGGTAAATAGCAATTTTGTTTCTCTAGTTGTTTCCCACTTGCCAGACAGTCATGACAGTTTAACATGGTGGCTACTGCTTTCAGGGGATTCCATCAGATGAATCCTCATTTCCATCACAACAGCTGCTGGCAGTGTTTCATCTAAAGTCCAGCCATCAGGACTCCTCTATCGTGGTTGGCCAAGGAGTCCTGCTTTGGCTGCCAGGGCTTCATTCTGCTGAATATGATATTCCTGAAATCTCATGGAtattctttgtgtcatttttaaatatttctgtaagcAATGTTCTGAACAGGTGgtctagaaataaaaagagaagatccAAGAGGCAACacagaaatattaatgtttttaaacaatgcATGTATTTTTACATAAACAACCAGTgggtgcttttcttttctttgaatatatgaGAACTAAGTGGTATTGAGTAGTGAGTGATCATCGCTTTCAATTGTGAATAGTTTCATCCATTtactaaaattaatatatactGAATGCCTACTAGTTTGTAAGCACTAAAAACAATGGTAATGTTCCTGCCTTTTGCATATCTCATTCTGATTGTTAAAACATAGGcccagtagtttgttcctttttaatgagaaGCTCCATTCCCAATATTCTTAAATTTCAACACTTCTTTTTAACAAGAATATTATACTTAGCATTTTTCAAACTTTGTCATTTACTTAACAAGGATTTACTGATTGCTAGTTATATGTTCTTGGCATGAATGAATATCACTTTCAGccaatatataaatgttttgatGAGGGTATTAAAAGTTACGACTTCTGAGAGGATTAAGTTTTCAGAATCCACCTATGCAATATAAGCCACCAAATTTAAGCTCTGCTTTTTCCAAAATTAACCTGAATTCTCAGGGTCAAGTTTCTCTAGCCaggccatctttttaaaaaaaaaattttttttttcaacgtttatttatttttgggacagagagagacagagcatgaacggggg
Proteins encoded:
- the TIMM9 gene encoding mitochondrial import inner membrane translocase subunit Tim9 is translated as MAAQIPESDQIKQFKEFLGTYNKLTETCFLDCVKDFTTREVKPEETTCSEHCLQKYLKMTQRISMRFQEYHIQQNEALAAKAGLLGQPR